The Gemmatimonas phototrophica region GGCCGACGCAATGCTCTCCACCACGCCTTCCACCGTGGCGCCCGCGTAAGCATCCACTTCCAGCTCCACCTTCTGCCCGGCCCGTACACGCGCCAGCTGCGTTTCCTTCACGTTGGCCGTGACGTACACCCCCGAGTCGGCCACAATGCTCATGAGCGTCTGGCCGGCCTGCACCAGCTGCCCCACTTCCACCTGCTTGCGTGACACGGTGCCCGACAGCGGCGTGGTGATGCTGGTGTACGACAGCTGCAGCGCCGCATTCTCTCGCGCCGCCTCGGCCGCCGCCAACCGCGCCTGCGCCAACCGCACACCCGCTTCCGCGTTGGCAATGCCACTCGTGGCTGCCGACACCTGACGCGACATCGCCTCCAATTGCGCCTCGGCGGCCGTGGCCATGGCCTGCGCCGCATCCAGCTGCGCGAGACTGATGATCTGCTTGGCCGCCAGTTCCTTGGCGCGCGCCAAGTCACTCTGCGCCTTGGTGAGCTGCGCTTGTGCTGCTGCCACCTGCGCCGACCCAACGTCGCGCTGACTCGATGCGGTGCGCACCATGGTCGCTGCCTGCCCATCAACCCCGCGTCCGCCAGCCGTTGCGCGCGCTGCCGCCAGATCCGCGTCGGCCTGCGCCAGCTTCACCGCATACTCCCGATCATCGAGCCGCACGAGTTCGGCGTTGGGTGCGACCGTGGCATTCTCGTCGACCTTCACCGACTGCACATAACCACCCACCTTGGCCACGATGGGCACAATGTGCCCCTCAACCTGCGCGTTGTCGGTGGATTCATGCGTCCGACCATACGACCACTTGGTATACCCCCACCCACCAACACCAACCACCACCGCCCCCAACACGATCAGCCTGATATTCATATATGCGTTAGTAGAAACTGAAAACTCAAAACTCCAACTGAAAACTCAAAACTCCAACTGAAAACTCAAAAGTGATCAGTTGCCGCTTTTGCAACCCAAACCCAAGACTCGAAACTGATCAGTTCCGGGTTCTGGGTTCGAGTAATGAGTCGTGAGTCAACAGCCTCACGGTATCCGGCGGACTTGCCCCATCGCTTTCGCCAGCGCAACCCGGGCGCCCTGGTACGTGGCCAGCGCATCGTTGCGGAGCGTGCGCGCCTGATTGAGCGACAGCAGTGCCGCAATCACATCGCCGTTGCCGGCCACGCCGGCGCGGAATCGCTCCTGCGCCTGCGACACTTCCTGTTCTGCCAACTGCAGTCGTTCGCGCACCGCGTCCACCTGTTCACCGGCCGACGCGAGATCGAGCAGCGC contains the following coding sequences:
- a CDS encoding HlyD family secretion protein, with product MNIRLIVLGAVVVGVGGWGYTKWSYGRTHESTDNAQVEGHIVPIVAKVGGYVQSVKVDENATVAPNAELVRLDDREYAVKLAQADADLAAARATAGGRGVDGQAATMVRTASSQRDVGSAQVAAAQAQLTKAQSDLARAKELAAKQIISLAQLDAAQAMATAAEAQLEAMSRQVSAATSGIANAEAGVRLAQARLAAAEAARENAALQLSYTSITTPLSGTVSRKQVEVGQLVQAGQTLMSIVADSGVYVTANVKETQLARVRAGQKVELEVDAYAGATVEGVVESIASATGAKFALLPPDNATGNFTKVVQRVPVRIRITKALDKDRPLRPGMSVLANIIVQ